One bacterium HR34 DNA window includes the following coding sequences:
- a CDS encoding Putative phosphoribosyl transferase — MFKDRHEAGEILAEKLKNLNIKNGVVLAIPRGGVEVGKVLADKLNLSLDVVCPKKITPHDNPEFAIGAVMPDGTFVLDERMVSYLGLSESYLENEIKSKMQEAKRREKVFRGDKEYNLENKTVIITDDGIATGYTMKAALKWLEKQKPKDIVVAVPVLPQEALKNFKNYKLVYIDAPWYFEAVGQFYENFPQLSDEEVLKILRNN, encoded by the coding sequence ATGTTCAAAGATAGGCATGAAGCAGGAGAAATTTTGGCTGAAAAATTGAAAAATTTAAACATTAAAAACGGGGTAGTCTTAGCTATTCCAAGGGGCGGAGTTGAAGTTGGAAAAGTCTTGGCAGATAAACTGAATTTGTCCTTAGATGTTGTTTGCCCTAAAAAAATTACGCCTCATGACAATCCCGAATTTGCAATTGGCGCTGTAATGCCAGACGGAACTTTTGTATTGGATGAAAGAATGGTTTCTTATCTTGGTTTAAGTGAAAGTTATTTGGAAAATGAAATTAAAAGTAAAATGCAAGAAGCAAAAAGAAGAGAAAAAGTTTTTAGGGGAGACAAAGAGTATAATCTTGAAAATAAAACAGTAATAATAACCGATGACGGTATTGCAACAGGATACACAATGAAAGCCGCTCTAAAATGGCTAGAAAAACAAAAACCAAAAGATATTGTTGTAGCCGTTCCTGTTCTTCCACAAGAAGCCCTGAAAAATTTTAAAAATTATAAATTGGTTTATATAGACGCTCCTTGGTACTTTGAAGCAGTAGGCCAATTTTATGAAAATTTCCCACAATTGTCAGACGAAGAAGTTTTGAAAATATTAAGAAATAATTAA